The genomic DNA ATATTTCCGGGATGATGGGCAAGCCGCGTTATGTGGAGCTCCCCGACCCCGGTGCGAAACTCGACCGCAACGCGAAGCTATGCACCCTGATCGCGCAGATTATCCCGCGCTTCGATGTGCTCGCCCCGCTGACCGGTAAGGTAATCGAGGTCAACCGCCGACTGACGACATTCCCCGAGATACTGCATGTCGACCCGGAGGGGGACGGATGGATCGCGCGGCTCGAAATCGCGACTTATATCCCGCGCCGTCTCCGCGAAGAGCTCGAAGCGATGATGGAGGGTCATGCGTATCACGCGTGGCTCCTCAGGAAAGACAAGTCCTCCGATAAAAAATAACCCTTCCCTTCAAAATTCATCCTCCCTATTCTCATCATTTCCGGCAATATTCCGAAATTGTATATAGAACTTTCATTTTCGGAGGCCGCGATGGCGCTCGACCTATTTACACAAGCGATACAGACCAAGCATACTGAGAAACCGATGTTCCACGAAGCCGGGCAGACTAAAAAGACCGACAACTTCAACGGGCGCGATCCTGTTAAGGCTGCCGATAAGGATCAACCCAAGTTCGGCGAAGTCCTCGAGAAGGTG from Brevinematales bacterium includes the following:
- a CDS encoding glycine cleavage system protein H; amino-acid sequence: MTPLYSESHVWIRIDGSKATVGISKYISGMMGKPRYVELPDPGAKLDRNAKLCTLIAQIIPRFDVLAPLTGKVIEVNRRLTTFPEILHVDPEGDGWIARLEIATYIPRRLREELEAMMEGHAYHAWLLRKDKSSDKK